One Lytechinus pictus isolate F3 Inbred chromosome 12, Lp3.0, whole genome shotgun sequence genomic region harbors:
- the LOC129272831 gene encoding mediator of RNA polymerase II transcription subunit 28-like: MATHVGQSTDRHLIDELEAAFKACLSSLIAQENVHVSDQMELKTSVDQSMQRFQELAKETENFFLQRQMLMATTKPESIIKEEIDELKTELNRKNALLQKQQTKVNNWLGILQSVECGGPPQQQPHAQQQQLHHGQIQQQLARGTMSIPSSNIPQPQSGGQQHHGVVGAASIAGGGGDATPISIAATPLSGPLAHLEQATSSIGGFDRR, from the exons ATGGCTACTCACGTTGGTCAAAGTACAGACAGACACCTAATTGACGAACTGGAAGCAGCCTTTAAG GCATGTTTATCTTCATTAATTGCTCAAGAGAATGTCCATGTTAGTGATCAGATGGAACTCAAAACAA GTGTTGACCAGTCGATGCAGAGATTCCAAGAACTTGCCAAGGAAACTGAGAATTTCTTTCTTCAACGTCAGATGCTTATGGCTACTACAAAACCTGAAAGCATAATCAAAGAG GAGATAGATGAGCTGAAGACTGAACTGAACAGGAAGAATGCACTCCTTCAGAAACAACAGACCAAGGTCAATAATTGGCTAGGAATTCTTCAATCTGTAGAATGTGGAGGACCACCACAGCAACAACCACATGCACAACAACAGCAACTCCACCATGGGCAGATTCAGCAACAGCTTGCTAGAGGAACCATGTCAATCCCTTCCAGCAACATTCCCCAGCCGCAGAGTGGCGGACAACAACATCATGGTGTGGTAGGAGCTGCTTCCATTGCAGGTGGTGGGGGAGATGCAACTCCCATTTCAATAGCAGCAACGCCACTATCTGGACCATTAGCTCATTTAGAGCAAGCAACTTCAAGTATTGGTGGCTTTGATCGTCGATGA